The following nucleotide sequence is from Deltaproteobacteria bacterium.
TCGTCCACGAGCACTTCTCCGACGACCGGCTCGTCCACGAGCACCTCTCCGACGACGGGCTCGTCCACGAGCTCCTCGCCGAACAGCGGGATGGGTACGAGCTCGAGCAGCAGCGGCAGCATCGGCTCGAGCACCTCGCAGTCGGGTTCGGTGGGCGCGGGCGCATCGATGGACGCCGGGCTCGACACCTCGAGCACGCCCAGCACCAACACGACGAACAACCCTTCGGATTCGCAGAATCCGAAATAGCGGCAAGACATGATCGAACCTCCGGGTCCGGTGTGGTAGGAGCGCCGGACCCGGAGGTTTCATGTTTCTTCTCGTCGCGCTCCTCGTCGCCAGCCCCGTCGCAGTGAAAGCCGCGCGCCTGTTCGACGCGACTGCGGGCCGGATCGTCCAACCGGGCCTCGTCGTGGTCGATGGAGATCGGATCGCGCAGGTCGGCGGTCTCGCGCCGCCCGGTGCGCAGGTGATCGACCTCGGGGATGCCACGCTGCTCCCAGGACTGATCGACGCGCACACGCATCTCACGGCGGAGGCGGGCCCGAGCTGGTACGGCGACACCATGGAAGGGATCCTGCGCTCGCCGACGGAGCAGGCCCAGTATGCCGCTGAGTACGCGCGCCGCACGCTCGATGCAGGCTTCACCACCGTGCGCGATCTCGGCGCGTGGGAGTTCCTCGATCTGGGCTTGCGCAACGCCATCCAGGGCGGGGCGGTTCCCGGGCCGAGGATGATCATCGCGCTGAACGCAATCGGTTCCCGCGGAGGACATGCAGACCTCGACCCGTTTCCACCCCACCGGGTGCCGCCGCTCGGAATCGAGCGGGGTATCTGCAACGGACCCGAAGAATGCCGGGCGGCGGTCCGCTGGCAGATCAAGTACGGCGCCAACGTGATCAAGTTCGTGCCTTCCGGAGGCGTGCTCTCGCTCAGCGACCCGGTCGACAACCCGCAGCTCACGCAGGCGGAGATGGACGCAATCGTCCAGGAAGCCCATGCCTGGGGACGCAAGGCGGCGGGCCACTGCCACGGCGATGCCGCGGCGAAGCGCGCGATCCAGGCCGGGGTGGACTCCATCGAGCACGGGACCTTCCTCAAGGCCGACACGCTGGCGCTGATGCAGAGGAAGAACGTCTTCCTCGTTCCCGGTCCGATCCACGACCCGGCAGGACCATCACCCGACATCGGGAAGAAATTTCCTCCTGCCATCGTCGAGAAGATGCTCGCGTCCGGCAAGGCCTGGCCCGAGATGATCCGGAACGCGCAGAAGGTCGGCGTCCGCATCGCCTTCGGGAGCGACGCGGGCGTCGAGCTGCACGGCAAGACCAATCCCGAGCAGCTCACCTGGCTGGTGCGCTGGGGCTTCACGCCGGCCCAGGCGCTGCAAAGCGCCACCGTGAGCGCCGCGCACCTTCTCGGGGTCGAGGCCGGCTCTCTGGAGCGCGGCAAGCTCGCCGACGTGATCGCGGTCGCGGGAGACCCCGTTCGCGACATTGCCGCGGTGAAGAACGTCACCTTCGTGATGAAGGGGGGCCAGGTCTTCCGCAACGGACGTCCGCCTCCGCCGCCAGCGCGGCTCGCGCTCCGCGCGGCGCGCCTGTTCGACGCCGCGGCTGGTGCGTTGGTCGAGGGCGCCACCGTGGTCATCGAAGGCGACCGGATCGTCGCCGTCGGACGCGGCGTGCAGGTGCCGTCGGACGCGAAGGTGATCGATCTCGGCGACGCGACCCTGCTTCCCGGCCTGATCGACGCGCACGTCCATCTCACCAGCGAATCGCAGGACGACTTCGCCAAGGCCTTCGTCGAGAACCTGATGACGTTCCCGACGGAGCAGACGCTGAAGGCCCACGCCTACGCGAGCCGGACGCTTCTCGGCGGGATCACCACTGCGCGCGTGCTCGGCGCGCACGATCTCACCGACCTGGGCCTGAAGCGCGGCATCGATCTCGGGTTCGCCGAGGGTCCGCGGCTGTCGATCGCGGAACACCCGATTGGAAGCCGGGGCGGACACGCCGATGGATCGCATGCTCCCCCGGGCCATTCGGTGCCGCCAGGCGTTCCGGAAGGTATCTGCGCTGGCGCCGATCAGTGCCGCGACGCGGTCCGCTGGCAGCTCAAGTACGGCGCCGACGTGATCAAGTTCATGGTCTCGGGGGGCGTCCTCTCGCTCACCGATCCCGTCGACGTCCCGCAGCTCACGCCCGACGAAGCCACGGCCATCGTCTCGGAGGCGCATGCCTGGCACCGCAAGACCGCCGCTCATTGCCATGGCGACGCCGCCGCAAAGGTCGCGATCGCCGCGGGCGTCGACTCCATCGAGCACGGTTCGTTCCTCAAGGAGGACACGCTCGCGGAGATGAAGCGGCGGGGCATCGTCTATGTCCCGACGCTGATGGCCGTCGAGGACGTCGAGCGGCGCGCAAAGGAGAACAAGCTGCCCCCTGCCATCGCGGCGAAGGCGCTGGCGGCCGCAGGATCGCTGGCGAAGACGTTCCAGGCGGCGGTGCGGCTCGGCGTGCCCATTGGAATGGGAACCGACAGCGGCGTCTCGCACCATGGCTTCAACGCGCACGAGATCACGCTGATGGTGAAGAACGGGATGGCCCCGGCGCAGGCGCTCCAGGCAGCGACGGTGGTGGACGCGCGGCTGCTGCAGATGGAAGACCGCATCGGCAAGCTCGCGCCGGGTTACCTGGCAGACGTCATCGCCGTTCCGGGGAACGTCCTCGACAATCCGTCGGCCGTCGAGCGGGTCTCGCTGGTGATCAAGGGCGGGCGCGTGGTGAAGCAGCCCTGATACAGTGCGGGTCGATGAAAGGACTCGCGCTGTGCTGCTGCTTCCTCGCGTTGCTCGGTTGCCGGAAGAAGCAGGTCCCGCGCACGATGGGCCTCGCGCTGGACGTGGGAGGCCGCGGCGATCAGTCCTTCAACGACGGCGCCTTGCGCGGGCTCGAGGTCATGGCTGCCGGCCTCCGCTACACGGCGCGCGGATACGAGCGCCTCGGGGAGGAGGAATACCGCTCGATGCTGGCGCCGGATCTGCGCGGCCAGCCGTACCCTCACCTGGCCATCCCGCCGCCGCTGGTGCTCTCCGGCAAGGCGCAGGAGGACTACGAGCCGAACCTGCAACTCCTCGTCGATCAAGGCGCGGAGCTGGTCATCGCCGTCGGGTTCATGATGGAGCCCGCAACGCGGTCGGTGGCGGCGCGCAACCCGAAGACGCGCTTTCTCCTCATCGACAGCCCCGTGCTGGACGCGTCCGGCAAGCCGACCACCGCCCCCAACGTGCGCTCAGTCGTCTTCCGCGAGCATGAAGGCACGTTTCTCGCCGGAGCGCTCGCCGGACGATTGACGCGGTCGAAGGTAGGATTCGTCGGCGGAATGCAGCTCCCTCTGATCCGAAAGTTCGAGACCGGGTTTCGCGCGGGCGTGCGACAGGTGAATCCGGCGGTGGAGATCCTCGTCGCGTATACGGGCACGTTCGACGACGAGCGGAAGGGAATCGAGGTGGGGCATGACCTCTACCGGCGCGGCTGCGACATCGTGTTCCACGCCGCGGGTCTCGACGGACTCGGCGTGATCAAGGCGGCGCAGCAGGCGGGAAAGCTGGTGATCGGCGTCGACAGCGATCAGTCGCACGTCGCGCCCGCGAACGTCCTCACCAGCATGGTGAAGCACGTCGACGTGGCCGTTTATCTGGCGGTGAAAGACGTGCTCGACGGGAAGTTTTCCGGCGGCGACGTGGTCCTCGGGCTCGCCGAAGGCGGGGTTGGCCTGGCGCCGATCGGACCGATGATCAGCGGAGCCGAGCGGGCCGCCGCAGTGGTCGAGCTGGACCGGCTTCGCGCGCAGATCGTCGCCGGCCGGTTGGCCGTCCCGGCAACGCTCGAGGATCTGGCGAAATCCGCGGCGGCCAGGCAGTGAACGCGCTCGAGCTCCACGGCATCGTCAAGCGCTTCGGCCCGGTGACCGCGCTGGACGGCGTTTCTCTCGCGATGGCGCCCGGAGAAGTCCTGGCGCTCGTGGGCGAGAACGGGGCCGGCAAGTCGACGCTGGTTTCCGTCGCCTGCGGGCTGTACCGCGCCGACGCCGGGACGGTGAGCGCTTTCGGACGGCAGCTGCCGCCGGGCGACCCGCGGGCGGCGATCGACGCCGGGATCGGCGTCGTCTACCAGCACTTCATGCTGGTCGGACCGCTCACGGTCTGGGAGAACGCCGTCCTGGGACGGGAGCCGAGGCGCCTCGGCTTCATCGACCGGCGTCGATCCCGCCGCGAGGCGGCCGACGTTGCGGCCAGGCTCGGGCTCGCCATCGACGTCGACGCCCGCGTCGAGACGCTATCGGTCGCCGCGCAGCAGCGCGTCGAGATCCTCAAGCAGCTCTGGCGCGGCGCACGCGCTCTCATCCTCGACGAGCCGACTGCCCTGCTCTCACCCCAGGAATCGGCCGAATTGATGCGGACAGTCCGCGCGCTCGCGGCCGAGGGGCGTGCGGTACTCTTCATCTCGCACAAGCTGCGCGAGGTTCTCGCCGTCGCCGACCGGATCGCCGTCATCCGCCGAGGCAACATTCTCAGGGCAGCGGCGCCGCGCTCGAGGACGGACACTGCCGCTCTGGCCGACCTGATGATGGGGGGTGCGCCCGCCGTCGTCGCCAGATCGTCGCCGTCACGGATGCTCCCGCAACCCGGGATCGTGCTGCGCGCCCGCGAGCTGACCTGCTCTTCCGACCGGGGCTTGCCAGCCCTTCGGGGCGTCTCCTTCGACGTCCGGAGCGGAGAGGTCGTCGGCGTCGCCGGCGTCGACGGCAATGGCCAGACCGAGCTTGCGGAAGCGATCGCAGGACTGCGATCCGCCGGCGGCCTGCTGTCCCTGGACGGCGACACGTCTTTCCACCGGAGCCCGGCTGCTGCTCGCCGCGCGGGCATGGCGCACCTGCCGGAAGACCGGCGGCGCCTCGCGCTCTGCGGCTCCCTCAGCGTCGAGGAGAACCTTGCCCTCGGGCACCACTCTTCGCCTCCATACGCGCGCGGGTTCCTCATCGATCGCCCCGGCCGCCGCGCGATGGCACAGAGGTTGATCGCAGAATTCGACGTCCGCACGCCGGATCCATCCGCGCGGGCGGCAGATCTCTCCGGCGGCAACCAGCAGAAGCTCGTCGCTGCACGGGAGCTGTCCGGAGGTCCCCCGCCGCGCCTGATCGTGGCCGTCCACCCGACGCGCGGCCTGGATCCCCGGGCGAGCCGCCGCGTGCATGAGGCGCTCTTCGCGGCACAGCGAGGCGGGGCGGCGATCCTCGTCGTCTCCCTCGACCTCGACGAGCTCCGCGAGCTGTGTCACCGCATCCTCGTCCTCTTCGACGGGCGCATCGCCGGCGAGGCAGCGCCGGATGCCAGCGACGAGCAGCTGGGCCGGATGATGTTGGGCCAGGTGCCCGCGGTTGCCTGAGCTCCGCACCCGGCTCTTCGCGCCGGCGCGCGACCCGCTCTGGGGCGCGATCGCCGCGCTTCTCGTCTCGCTTCTGGTCAGCTTCCTCGCCATCGCGGTTTCCGGAAGGGATGCCGTCTCGGGATTCGCCGATCTGGTCTCCGGCGCCTTCGGAGGGATTGGTCCGCTGGGCGAGACCGCCATCAAGTCCGCCGTCCTGATCCTCACCGGGCTTTCGGTGGCGGTCGCCTTCACCGTCGGGCTGTTCAACATCGGCGCCGAGGGTCAGCTCATCTGGGGCGGGCTTGCCGCCGCGGTGGTCGGCCAGATCGACGTCCCGGGAGCGATGGTCTGGAGCCTCGCGGCCGCGGCCCTCGCCGGCGCCCTGTGGGGACTGCTGCCGGGCTGGCTCAAAGTGCGCCGCGGCGTTCACGAGGTGATCAGCACCATCCTGCTCAACTGGATTGCCATTCATCTCGTGCAGGGGTGGCTCGTTCCGGGGCCCCTCGGCGCTCCCGGATCGGGAGCCACGGTGAGCGTCGCCGGGACGGAGCCGATCGTCGCCGCCGCCAGGCTGCCGCGACTCTTCTTCGGAAGTCGGCTCGATCTCGGATTCCCGCTCGCGTTGCTCGCCGCTGCCGCCGTCTGGTGGCTGCTGACGCGCACCTGGCGTGGCTTCGAGTGGCGAGCCGTCGGAACCGGCCGCGATGCGGCTCGCGCCAGCGGGGTTCCCGCGGACCGCCGCATCTGCGAGGGCATGGCTCTCTCCGGGGCCCTGGCTGGCCTCGGCGGCGCCCTGCTCATCCTTGGAACGGAGCACAAGTACCCGGGTGTCTTTCGAACCGGCTACGGCTTCGACGGCATCGCGGTCGCGCTGGTGGGCGGCGGAACGGCCCTGGGCACGACCGCCGCGGCGATCGTCTTCGGCGCGCTTCGCGCCGGAGCCACCCGCCTGCAGCTCGTCGGCATCCATCCTTCGTTTGCGGAGTTGACGCAGGGCCTCGCGGTGCTCCTGGTCGCGGCCCCTCGCCTGTTCCTGCCGCTGCTCGCGCGCCTGCGCGGACGCCCCGCTGCCGCGGCCAGCGATCCTCCGATTCCGACGGTGCAGCCGTGAACCTCATCCTCGACTTCGCGCCGCCTCTGGTGTTCGCCGCCTTGGGTGGCGTGCTCAGCGAGCGCGCAGGAGTCGTGAACATCGGGCTGGAAGGGATGATGCGCTTCGGTGCCTTCGCGGCAGCGGCAGGCTCGATCGTCTCGGGCTCCCCCTGGATCGGTCTCGCCTGCGGCGCGCTCGCGGGAGCTGCCGCTGCCGCAGTCCACGCCTTGCTGTCGTTGCGCTTCCGGGCCGACCAGGTGGTCAGCGGAATCGCGCTGAACCTGGTCGCGTTGGGGCTCGTGACCTACCTCTTGCAGTCGATCTTCGGATCGAGCGGCGTGAGCCCAAACGCGGCTTCGCTGCCTCGCGACGGCTTCGGACATTCGGCGCTTGCCTACGCGGCATTGATCGCGCCCCTCGTCTTCCATCTCTGGCTTTTGCGGACGCCAGCCGGACTGCGGGTCCGGGCGATCGGCGAGCATCCAATCGCCACCGCTACGCTCGGGATTCGCGTGCTGCGCCTGCGCGCGGCGTGTGTCCTCTCCAGCGGCGCCCTCGCCGGCATCGGCGGCGCGACGCTCTCCGTCGGGATCCTCGGCCAGTTCGATTCGCGCATGCCCGCCGGGCAAGGATTCATGGCCCTGGCGGCAATGGTCTTCGGAAGATGGACTCCGCTCGGAGCGGCGGCCGCGGCATTCCTGTTCTCCGCCGCGGAGGCGCTGCAACGGCAGCTTTCGTTCTCGCTGCATGCCGCCGATCTGCGCCTGGAAGGAATCTTCCTTGCCCTGCCTTATGCGCTGACGCTGCTGCTGCTCGCTTTGCGCGTCGGCCGCACGCGTGCTCCTGCCGCCGACGGCGTCCCATACGACCCCGAGGACCAGGCCGTTCAGCCCTGACCGACGCGCACGTTCTCGCCTTCCAGCTCCATCACACGCTGCCGCCAGAACTCGGGCCAGGCGATGCTCCGCATGGTGGCCATCTCGACGCAGACGATGACGGTCTCCGCGGTCACCGGCCGCAGGCCGGTATCGATGTTGTCGACGATGTACTCGAGTCGCGCGCTCCGGTTTCCCAGATGCGCGGTGCGCACGCGGATCGCGAGAGCGTCGTCGAAGCGCGCGGGGGCGAGGTAGTCGACGACCCCCCGCCGGACCACCGCCTGCACCGGTGAACGCGAACCCCCTTCGAGCATCAGGCCGAGGTAGCGCAGGTACTCGATCCTCCCGAGCTGAATGAGGTTGAGCCAGCTCGCGTTGCCGACGATCCCCTGCGCGTCCACTTCGTCGTAGCGCACGCGGTGCCCGTGGCTGAAGCGGAACAGCTCCTCGAGCAGCGGCCTGGGCGCCGTCTCGCGGGGCTCGTCCGTCATGTGATTGCCTGCAGGAAGCTGCTTCCGCGCGCCGCCGTGAGGCCGAAGTATTCCGCCACCGTCGCTCCCAGATCGGCGAAGCTGTCGCGCGTCCCGAGATCCGCGCCGGTCGCGCGCCGCGGCGAATATGCGAGCAAGGGAACGTACTCGCGGGTGTGGTCGCTGCCGGGGAAGGTCGGATCATTGCCGTGGTCCGCGGTGAGCACCAGCAGATCGTCTTTGCGCAGCTGCGAGGCGATGGAAGGGAGCGCGGCGTCGATCTCCGCCAGCGCACGAGCGTACCCGTCGGGATCCCGCCGATGGCCATAGAGCATGTCGGTATCGACCAGGTTGACGAAGAGGAAGCCCGGCAGCATCGACTTCAGCATTTCCGCGGTCCTGCGCAGTCCGTCCGCATTTCCCTCGGTGTGCACCGACTCGGCGATGCCTTGGCCGTCGTAGATGTCGGGGATCTTGCCCAGCCCCACGGTCCGCACGCCCTTCTGCGACAGGCTATCCAGGACCGTTCCCTTCGGTGGCGGCTGCGAGAAGTCCCGGCGATTGTAGGTGCGCTTGAACCTTCCCTTCGCGTCGCCGACGAACGGCCGCGCGATGACGCGCGCCAGCCCATAGCGCTTGCCGACGGAACGAGCGGCGTCGCACCAGGCGTACAGCGTCTGGAGCGGGACCTTCTGCTCCTGCGCGGCGATCTGGAAGACGCTGTCCGCGCTGGTGTAGACGATGGGCATCCCGGTGCGGAGGTGCTCCTCGCCCAACTCGTCGAGGATGACGGTGCCGCTCGCCGGCCGGTTGCCGAGGAAGCCGGGCGCCCCGGAGAGGCGCAGCCATTCGTCCATCAGCTCCTTCGGGAATCCGCGCGGGAACGTGGTGAATCCGCGCTGCAGCACCACCCCCATCATTTCCCAGTGCCCGGTGGTGGTGTCCTTGCCCTGCGACTGCTCCGCCATGCGGCCGAAAGCAGCACGCGGGGAATCGGTCCGCGGGCAGCCGGCGATCCCGGTAATATTGCCCAGCCCCCATGACTGCAGATTCGGAATCCGGAGTCCGCCGACCTTCCGGGCGCAGTTTCCCACCGTGTTCGCGCCGGCGTCGCCGTACGTTGCAGCGTCCGGGAGCTCGCCGGCGCCCAGGGAATCGATCACGATCGCAACGAAGCGGCCCATCTACTCTCCAGTGACGATCGCGACGCTGGCGCTGGTTCCAAGCCGGTTCGCGCCTGCTTCCAGCATCCTGCGCGCGTCGGCGGCCGTCCGCACGCCGCCACTCGCCTTGACGCCGAAGTCGTCGCCGACCACTTGTCGCATCAACGCGACGTCTTCGACCGTGGCTCCGCCCGGGCCGAATCCGGTGCTGGTCTTGACGAACGCCGCGCCGGCCGCTTTCGCAAGCGCGCATCCGATCACCTTCCCGGAATGGTTGAGCGCGCCGGTCTCCAGGATCACCTTGACCGGACGCGGTCCTGCCACTGCCACGACCGCGCGAATGTCGGCTTCCACGTAAGCGTAGTCCTTCGCCTGCAGCCGGCCGACGTGCAGCACCATGTCGATCTCCGCCGCGCCGGCGCCGATCGCTTCCTGGGCCTCGGCAACCTTCGCCTGCGTGCTCTCCGTGCCGGAGGGAAATCCCACCACCGCAATGGGCCGGGTGCGGCAGCCTTCGAGCAGGCGGGCGCACAGCGCGACCTTGCGCGCCGTAACACAAACCGTGGCGAATCCGTAGCTGCGCGCCTCGTCACAGAGCCTGATCAGGTCCTCGCGAGTGGCGTCGGGTCTGAGCAGGGTATGGTCGATGTACGTCGCCAGATCCCGGTTGCTCCCGATGACGGGCCGATCGGCCATGGCAGCGCGCGTTGTACCATGGGGATCCCGTGCGCGCCCTTCTCATCGCCCTGCTCTCCGCGGGCTGCTGCGAATTCTCCGGCCCGCGCTGGCACGGCCGCGTCAGCGACCATTTCGACGGCCAGAGGTTCCACAACCAGATCCCCGGCGAATCGTCGCTGGCGGAGATCGCGCGCTGGCGCCGCCAGCGGCTCCCGGGCGCCTGGCCCGAGTACGTCGATGCCCCTCCCGCGCCCGCGCCGCCGATCCGTGTCAGCGAGGGCGAGCTGCGCATCACCTTCGTAAACCACGCCACCGTGCTGGTGCAGATGGACGGGCTGAATGTCCTCACCGATCCGATCTGGGGCGACGTCGCCGGACCGGTGCCCTACCTCTCGCGCAAGCGAAGGAGGCCGCCGGGAATCCGATTCGAGGATCTGCCGCCCATCGACGTCGTCCTGATCAGCCACGATCACTACGACCACATGGACATTCCCACGCTGCAGCGTCTCTCGGCGCAGCACCGGCCGCGGTTCGTCGTCGGCCTCGGCCAGGCGGCGCTGCTGGCCAGCGTGGGACTTCACAGGGTCACGGAGCTCGATTGGTGGCAGTGGACGCGAATCGGCGGAGTCCGCATCTGGGGCGTCCCGGCGCGCCACAACTGCCGCCGCGGCGCCTGCGACAGGAACGCGCGCCTCTGGCTTGGCTTCGTGCTGCGGTCGAGCTCCGGCGACGTGTACTTCGCGGGCGATACCGGTTATGGGCCGCACTTCCAGGAGATCGCCGAGCGCTTCGGCGGCCCGCGCGTTGCGCTGCTTCCCATCTCGCCGGGCTTGCCACGGCGCCTGTTCGGAACGGTGCACCTGGATGCCCGCGACGCAGCGATCGCGGCGCGCACGCTGCAGGCGAAGGTGTCGATCCCCATCCACTTCGGCACCTTCGCGCAGGGTGACGAGGCGGACGGAGAGGCGGAAGCGAAGCTGCGCCATTCCTTGCGGGAGCCCGGGAGCGCGCGGTTCGTGATCCTGAAGAACGGCGGATCCTTTACCAGCTCACCAGCGGGGGGAGGCTCATGAAGATGGCGTCGACGTTGCCGCCGCTCTTCAGGCCGAAGAGAGTACCGCGATCGTAGATGAGGTTGAACTCGACGTACCGTCCGCGCCAGCGGAGCTGCTCGGCGCGATCGTCGTCGGTCCAGGGAAGCCCGCGACGGCGCTCGACGATGGGAACGTATGCCGGGAGAAACGCGTCGCCGACGCGCTCGACCAGCTCGCGTTGCTCCTTCCCGCGCAGATAATCGAAGAAGATGCCTCCTACCCCGCGCTCGGCGTTGCGGTGGGCGATGAAGAAGTACTCGCGCGCCCATTGCGAGAAGCGCGCGTACCGTTCCGCCCCGCAGGTCTGCTGCAGCACGCCGTGGAAGTGCGCGGTGTCCTCCGGGAAGGGCCGGAACGGCGTCAGATCCATGCCGCCGCCAAACCACGCCGAATCGCCGGCTTCCAGATAACGCACGTTCATGTGGACGATGGGCACGAACGGATTCTTCGGATGCAGCACGAGCGACACGCCGGTGGCAAAGAAGGGCTTGCCGGTGATCTCTTCGGGGGTCGGGGGACGAACGTCATCCCCGCGCGCCGGCGGCGCCGCGCCGGGAGGCGCCGCCGGGAAGCTCGGCCCCTGCACTGCGGAGAAATTGCAGCCGGCTTTCTCGAACAGCTCGCCGCGGAGCTCGCTCATCTCTCCGCCGCCTCCGCCCGGGCGCTGCCAGGCGGTGCGGCGGAAAGTCGCCGCCGATCCCTCCAGCTCCTGGAGCCGCGCGACGATGCGGTTCCGCAGCTCGCGGAACCGCTGCTCAACCTCCTCGCGGAAGCCCTGCATGCGCCACTCCTATCATCCGCGCAGGGTTTTTTCGGAGCGGCTACTTCTGTCCGCTGACCGCCGCGCTGACTTCGGCAGCGAAGTCCTTCTGTTCCTTCTTCAGGCCCTCGCCCAGGGCGTACCGCGTGAAGCGGCGCACCTGCATGTTCTCGCCGATGATGGCGATGGCCGCGTTGATCTCGTCCTGGACCGAGCGCTTCCCTTCCGGGTCGCGGAAGAAGGCCTGCTCGAGCAGGCAGTACTCCTTGTAGAACTTCTCGATCTTCCCGGGGATGATCTTGTCGAGCATCGCCTCCGGCTTGCCCTGCTCGCGAAGCTGCGCGCGGTGAACGCTCTTCTCCTGATCGAGCTCCGCCGCGGGCACCTCTTCGCGGCGCAGCCACCTCGGATTGCTCCAGGCGATCTGCATCGCGATGTCCTTCACCAGCGCCTGGAACTTCTCGTTGCGGGCAGTGAAGTCGGTCTCGCAGTTCACCTCGACGAGCACGCCGATCTTTCCGCCCAGGTGGATGTAGGAACCAACCGCGCCTTCGGTCGCGCTCCGCCCCGCCTTCTTCCCGGCGGTGGCGAGGCCCTTCTCGCGCAGCCAGGTGATCGCCTTGTCGACGTCGCCCGACGATTCGACCAGCGCCTTCTTGCAATCCATCATCCCCGCGCCGGTCTTCTCGCGCAGGTCCTTCACCATCGCCGAAGTCACTTCTGCCATTGCGACCTACTCCTCCGTCTTCGCTTCACCGTCCGCCGGCGGCTCGCCGCCGCCCAAGGTCGGCTTGTGCTCCACGATCGGTCCCGGCGGCGGCTCGGTGTCGGCGCGCATCATCGGGCGGCGATCGCCTCCGCGCCCTCCGCGCGCACCGCCGCGACGTCCGTCGCGCCGTCCGCGGCGCTCGGATGCGTTGTCGCGGTCCTCGCTTTCCTCCGCCTCGGCCTGC
It contains:
- the hemF gene encoding oxygen-dependent coproporphyrinogen oxidase, with amino-acid sequence MQGFREEVEQRFRELRNRIVARLQELEGSAATFRRTAWQRPGGGGGEMSELRGELFEKAGCNFSAVQGPSFPAAPPGAAPPARGDDVRPPTPEEITGKPFFATGVSLVLHPKNPFVPIVHMNVRYLEAGDSAWFGGGMDLTPFRPFPEDTAHFHGVLQQTCGAERYARFSQWAREYFFIAHRNAERGVGGIFFDYLRGKEQRELVERVGDAFLPAYVPIVERRRGLPWTDDDRAEQLRWRGRYVEFNLIYDRGTLFGLKSGGNVDAIFMSLPPLVSW
- a CDS encoding ABC transporter permease; this translates as MAALLVSLLVSFLAIAVSGRDAVSGFADLVSGAFGGIGPLGETAIKSAVLILTGLSVAVAFTVGLFNIGAEGQLIWGGLAAAVVGQIDVPGAMVWSLAAAALAGALWGLLPGWLKVRRGVHEVISTILLNWIAIHLVQGWLVPGPLGAPGSGATVSVAGTEPIVAAARLPRLFFGSRLDLGFPLALLAAAAVWWLLTRTWRGFEWRAVGTGRDAARASGVPADRRICEGMALSGALAGLGGALLILGTEHKYPGVFRTGYGFDGIAVALVGGGTALGTTAAAIVFGALRAGATRLQLVGIHPSFAELTQGLAVLLVAAPRLFLPLLARLRGRPAAAASDPPIPTVQP
- a CDS encoding BMP family ABC transporter substrate-binding protein produces the protein MKGLALCCCFLALLGCRKKQVPRTMGLALDVGGRGDQSFNDGALRGLEVMAAGLRYTARGYERLGEEEYRSMLAPDLRGQPYPHLAIPPPLVLSGKAQEDYEPNLQLLVDQGAELVIAVGFMMEPATRSVAARNPKTRFLLIDSPVLDASGKPTTAPNVRSVVFREHEGTFLAGALAGRLTRSKVGFVGGMQLPLIRKFETGFRAGVRQVNPAVEILVAYTGTFDDERKGIEVGHDLYRRGCDIVFHAAGLDGLGVIKAAQQAGKLVIGVDSDQSHVAPANVLTSMVKHVDVAVYLAVKDVLDGKFSGGDVVLGLAEGGVGLAPIGPMISGAERAAAVVELDRLRAQIVAGRLAVPATLEDLAKSAAARQ
- a CDS encoding phosphopentomutase; translation: MGRFVAIVIDSLGAGELPDAATYGDAGANTVGNCARKVGGLRIPNLQSWGLGNITGIAGCPRTDSPRAAFGRMAEQSQGKDTTTGHWEMMGVVLQRGFTTFPRGFPKELMDEWLRLSGAPGFLGNRPASGTVILDELGEEHLRTGMPIVYTSADSVFQIAAQEQKVPLQTLYAWCDAARSVGKRYGLARVIARPFVGDAKGRFKRTYNRRDFSQPPPKGTVLDSLSQKGVRTVGLGKIPDIYDGQGIAESVHTEGNADGLRRTAEMLKSMLPGFLFVNLVDTDMLYGHRRDPDGYARALAEIDAALPSIASQLRKDDLLVLTADHGNDPTFPGSDHTREYVPLLAYSPRRATGADLGTRDSFADLGATVAEYFGLTAARGSSFLQAIT
- the tsf gene encoding translation elongation factor Ts, with translation MAEVTSAMVKDLREKTGAGMMDCKKALVESSGDVDKAITWLREKGLATAGKKAGRSATEGAVGSYIHLGGKIGVLVEVNCETDFTARNEKFQALVKDIAMQIAWSNPRWLRREEVPAAELDQEKSVHRAQLREQGKPEAMLDKIIPGKIEKFYKEYCLLEQAFFRDPEGKRSVQDEINAAIAIIGENMQVRRFTRYALGEGLKKEQKDFAAEVSAAVSGQK
- a CDS encoding ABC transporter ATP-binding protein codes for the protein MAPGEVLALVGENGAGKSTLVSVACGLYRADAGTVSAFGRQLPPGDPRAAIDAGIGVVYQHFMLVGPLTVWENAVLGREPRRLGFIDRRRSRREAADVAARLGLAIDVDARVETLSVAAQQRVEILKQLWRGARALILDEPTALLSPQESAELMRTVRALAAEGRAVLFISHKLREVLAVADRIAVIRRGNILRAAAPRSRTDTAALADLMMGGAPAVVARSSPSRMLPQPGIVLRARELTCSSDRGLPALRGVSFDVRSGEVVGVAGVDGNGQTELAEAIAGLRSAGGLLSLDGDTSFHRSPAAARRAGMAHLPEDRRRLALCGSLSVEENLALGHHSSPPYARGFLIDRPGRRAMAQRLIAEFDVRTPDPSARAADLSGGNQQKLVAARELSGGPPPRLIVAVHPTRGLDPRASRRVHEALFAAQRGGAAILVVSLDLDELRELCHRILVLFDGRIAGEAAPDASDEQLGRMMLGQVPAVA
- the deoC gene encoding deoxyribose-phosphate aldolase, with translation MADRPVIGSNRDLATYIDHTLLRPDATREDLIRLCDEARSYGFATVCVTARKVALCARLLEGCRTRPIAVVGFPSGTESTQAKVAEAQEAIGAGAAEIDMVLHVGRLQAKDYAYVEADIRAVVAVAGPRPVKVILETGALNHSGKVIGCALAKAAGAAFVKTSTGFGPGGATVEDVALMRQVVGDDFGVKASGGVRTAADARRMLEAGANRLGTSASVAIVTGE
- a CDS encoding ABC transporter permease, which codes for MNLILDFAPPLVFAALGGVLSERAGVVNIGLEGMMRFGAFAAAAGSIVSGSPWIGLACGALAGAAAAAVHALLSLRFRADQVVSGIALNLVALGLVTYLLQSIFGSSGVSPNAASLPRDGFGHSALAYAALIAPLVFHLWLLRTPAGLRVRAIGEHPIATATLGIRVLRLRAACVLSSGALAGIGGATLSVGILGQFDSRMPAGQGFMALAAMVFGRWTPLGAAAAAFLFSAAEALQRQLSFSLHAADLRLEGIFLALPYALTLLLLALRVGRTRAPAADGVPYDPEDQAVQP
- a CDS encoding acyl-CoA thioesterase — encoded protein: MTDEPRETAPRPLLEELFRFSHGHRVRYDEVDAQGIVGNASWLNLIQLGRIEYLRYLGLMLEGGSRSPVQAVVRRGVVDYLAPARFDDALAIRVRTAHLGNRSARLEYIVDNIDTGLRPVTAETVIVCVEMATMRSIAWPEFWRQRVMELEGENVRVGQG